A genome region from Arachis duranensis cultivar V14167 chromosome 6, aradu.V14167.gnm2.J7QH, whole genome shotgun sequence includes the following:
- the LOC107494830 gene encoding glycosyltransferase family 92 protein RCOM_0530710-like, with translation MQAKHQNSPTLRDIVMLPDQVLIFLNYPSSLFHHFHSQHKIQCVYFLVNSSKTRFTHTPIEVNVVQPYEQIIRCPMHPHGYTISVATKSKDPIPTKDLFIHNWETLVYEALYDRDYTTIVFVKGLNLRPERLAEASKFQCVFGYDFKNPKFILSSEAVSVAQEIVRCRTPMSILSGQPQAQAHAIKVSIKINGGEIFPSIAKPSLEPYQNFPRQKAHKICLCTMLRNQARFLKEWVMYHGKVGIQRWFIYDNNSDDDIEKVIGILQSIGYNITRHLWPWVKTQEAGFAHCALRARSSCEWVGFIDVDEFFNIRGGGTLNKVIKLYSKVKNLGEIRTRCYSFGPSGLKKVPREGVTVGYTCRLLGSERHKSIIRPDALNQSLINVVHHFHLRTPFVAIELEKGVMAINHYKYQVWEVFKEKFYRRVSAFVADWQEENNVGSKDRAPGVGTKAVEPKDWSNRFCEVKDMRLRNWVLRNFRDRRTHLLPWEPEFEPHFKRRRRRKNIDRL, from the exons ATGCAAGCAAAACACCAGAACTCTCCCACATTACGAGATATAGTTATGCTTCCAGATCAAGTTTTAATTTTCCTAAATTACCCTTCATCATTGTTTCATCACTTTCATTCCCAACACAAAATCCAATGcgtttattttcttgttaactCATCCAAGACTCGATTCACCCACACTCCAATCGAAGTCAATGTGGTTCAACCCTATGAACAAATCATAAGGTGCCCAATGCATCCACATGGCTACACAATATCGGTGGCAACAAAATCAAAGGATCCAATTCCGACCAAAGATTTGTTCATCCATAACTGGGAAACGCTAGTGTATGAAGCCCTCTATGATCGTGACTACACCACCATCGTCTTTGTGAAAGGCCTCAATCTCCGTCCTGAGCGACTCGCTGAAGCATCCAAATTCCAATGCGTGTTTGGTTATGATTTCAAGAATCCCAAATTCATACTATCATCAGAGGCTGTATCGGTTGCTCAAGAGATTGTTCGATGTAGAACACCCATGAGCATTTTGAGTGGACAACCCCAAGCCCAAGCCCATGCTATCAAagtttcaattaaaattaacggTGGGGAAATCTTCCCCTCCATAGCGAAGCCATCCCTTGAACCATATCAAAATTTTCCAAGACAAAAAGCTCACAAGATATGCCTATGCACTATGTTGCGCAACCAAGCGCGATTCTTGAAAGAGTGGGTGATGTACCATGGTAAAGTTGGGATTCAACGTTGGTTCATATATGATAACAATAGTGATGATGATATAGAGAAAGTGATTGGGATTCTACAGAGCATTGGATACAACATCACAAGACACTTGTGGCCATGGGTGAAGACGCAAGAAGCTGGTTTTGCACATTGTGCATTGCGAGCTCGGTCATCGTGTGAGTGGGTTGGGTTCATCGATGTGGATGAGTTTTTCAATATAAGGGGAGGAGGAACCTTGaacaaagtaattaaactcTATTCCAAGGTTAAGAATTTAG GTGAGATAAGAACACGATGCTACAGCTTTGGGCCTTCAGGGTTGAAAAAAGTCCCACGTGAAGGGGTAACGGTCGGGTACACGTGTCGATTATTGGGAAGTGAAAGGCATAAGAGCATAATAAGGCCTGATGCATTGAACCAAAGCCTAATCAATGTGGTGCACCATTTCCATCTAAGAACACCATTTGTGGCCATTGAACTTGAGAAGGGTGTGATGGCAATTAATCATTATAAGTATCAAGTTTGGGAAGTGTTCAAGGAGAAGTTCTATAGAAGGGTTTCAGCATTTGTGGCAGATTGGCAAGAAGAGAATAATGTGGGGTCAAAGGATAGGGCTCCTGGTGTAGGGACTAAAGCGGTTGAACCAAAAGATTGGTCTAACCGGTTTTGTGAGGTTAAGGATATGAGGCTAAGGAATTGGGTGCTGAGAAATTTTAGGGATCGGCGAACCCATCTTTTACCTTGGGAACCTGAATTTGAACCCCATTTTAAAAGAAGGCGAAGGAGAAAGAACATAGACCGTTTATGA